The region GAAGCACTTCGACGACTAATTTGAGCTGTTCTTCCACTTGAAGCGTAATGCCTTCATCCACTGCTACACTGTACAAGGCTTTTGCATAGCGCCCGGCAACTACCGTATCGCGGCTCATGATCGGCCTCCTACCTCTTTGAGGTATTGATCAACAAGCTGTTCCTGCTCGCCGTCAGCTGCAACTTCCTTCTCAAGCAGCTTCGAGGCAATGCGGACCGAGGCTGTACCCAGCTCGCTGCGCAGCGCTTCAACCGCTTTATTCTTCTCGTTCTCAATGTCGCGTACCGCTTCGTCTTTCAGACGGCTCGCTTCCACATGGGCCTGCTCGAGAATCTTGTCAACCTGGTTGTTGCTGGTAGCCTGGGACTGCTGAATGATAGCCTGTGCCTCTTGGCGCGCCTGCTGCAGGGCCTGCTTCTGCTCTTCTACATAAGCGACCGCCTGCTCTCTGGTCTTGGCTGCTTCATCCATTTGCTGCAGCACCATTTCGCGGCGCTTCTCCATAATTCCGAACAGCTTGCTGAAGGCAAACTTGCTGAGCAGGAAGTACAGAACTCCAAATGCAACAATGGAAAATACTATATTGGTCCAAACGATATTCACTGAGGTCACTCCCTTCCGTTACCGCGGCTTGCGGACATATACAAAAGTAAGGCGCGGATGGCACTTGCCCTCCCCGCCAAACCGTAAAAACGGTTTATTAAGTAAACATGATCAGGAACGCGATAACTGTAGCGGCCAAAGGAATAACTTCCACGATACCTACACCGATAAACATTGTTGTCTGCAGTGCGTTACGTGCTTCCGGCTGACGGGCGATAGATTCCACCGTCTTGCTGACGATCATACCGTTACCCAGACCTGCGCCGAGTGCGCCCAAACCAACCGCGATTGCTGCTGCTAAAAATTCCATTTGTAAATATCCTCCTTTAATTTCGGTTCTTTTTGTAATGTCTTAATAATATAAAATCTCCCGCGAAGTATTCCGGCACCTGCCGCTATCCTCACGGCAGCTTATTAATGCGCTTCTTCCTCGTGGATCGTCATCTGTGCGATGTAGACCATCGTCAGAATCGTAAAGATAAAGGCCTGAAGCGCCCCGACAAAGATACTGAAGCCTTGCCAGATGGCCAGAAACGGAATACTGAACAGTCCCAGCTTCAGAATGACGGTAATCAGAACCTCGCCGGCAAAAATGTTAGCGAATAGACGAATGGCAAGCGCCACTGGCTTCGCCAGGTTCTCAATAATGTTCAGCGGCAAGAAAATTGGAAACGGCTCAATATAATGCTTGAAATAATGCTTGCCGTTCAGCTTGATGCCTAAGTAGTTCATGAGTACAAACACAACGATCGCAAGTCCTGCGGTTACGTTGATATCTGCAGTCGGCGATTTGTACCACAGAATCTCAGCATGCGCGCCATCGGCCAGGTTCTTAGTTGCTTCGATAACATGTCCGAAGACTGTAACCGGACCATCGGCCTCTGTAATAACGGAAAACGGCAGACCAAGGAGATTGGAGACGAAGATAAACAGTATCAGCGTCAATCCCAGTGATATGTAAGGCTTTCCCTTCTTCAGATCCATGGCGCTGCTGATCAGTCCCTGTACAAATTCAACCACCCATTCCATGAAATTCTGGAGCTTGGACGGATTCTCAACCGACAGGTTGCGGACGGAGAGCATGACCAGTACGAACACTATCACCGAGCTGATTACCAGCATCAGCACAGCAGACAGGTCAATCGGTATTCCGCCAACATAGATTAAAGGCATTTCGTGCATAGTATCATCCCCCTTTCTCTTTAATATGGCTACAGCTTATTCTTGATTCCTAGATATATCCCCACGGGAATAGCCAGAAGCTGGGGGATGAACAGGCCGATAATCGTTGCCTCCAGCGAGAAATGCTCATATTTGACTGAAAACATAGTAACCAGAATTCCAAAACTGATTCTTGTAGCAAAACCAAGACTGAAGGAGCTTTTCCCTTGCTTCGCCACCGCTGCTGTCACTCTTCTGACCTTGAGGGCTAGATAACGGAAATTAACCAGTCCTGCCAGCAAGCCGAGTGTCATTCCCAGAGTAACTGCACGGGTCTCATGATGGAGAGCCCACCCCATTACCAATCCTGCCATAATGATTACTGTCACCCTGGTGACGATATTGATTACGGGAGTCATATTATCCATTTTGCTCCCCCAAAAAATTTTTGATTAGCAAAGCAACATTCACAACGCCGAGAATCAACCCGGTAATTGTTCCGATAGCCAGCCAAAAAGCAGGTCCGTCCATCAGATTGCGCAGCCACTTTGCCACAAAAAAGCCTATTACAATGTAAGCGGCAAGCAAACTGCCCGCACCCGCGAGTACTAGAGCTGTACGCCCCAGTCCAGGCTCATTCTTTGATTCCTTCATAGGCTACAATCCCAACTAATTTTACTGAATATCCAGACTCTTTGTCAATTCACAGAAAATTGCCCAAAATCGCATGAAAATATGAAAATAATCACAGCAAAAAACACCAAAACCATATAAACCGTACAGTTTAACTGTATGCTGCTTTTATTAACGTTAGTATATTAGTTGTCTTGCCCTGTTTTATCATTTGTGAACATTGTGTGAAATTCTTCCGGGCGCTCTGGAGCGACTCCGAAATGGTGCAAAATCGCATTGACAATTCTTTCGGAGGCTTTGCCGTCTCCATACGGGTTGGCGGCCCGGCTCATCGACTGATACAGGTTCTGATCGGTCAAAAGAGCATGTGTCCGTTGATACACCTTCTCCTCGTCCGTCCCCACAAGCTCCAGTGTTCCGGCCTCGATCCCTTCCGGGCGCTCGGTTGTATCACGCAGCACAAGCACAGGAACTCCAAAGGAGGGAGCTTCCTCCTGCAGGCCGCCGGAATCGGTCAATATCAGGTGGGTATGCGGATAAAAGTTATGCAGGTCAACGACATCCAGCGGATCAATCAGCTTGATTCTAGGGTGTCCGCCGAGGATCTCATGCGCAGGTTCCTTCACTGCCGGACTCGGGTGCACGGGATACACAATGGCTACATCTTCAAATTCATCAGCGATTCTTTTGACTGCACGGAAAATATGACGGTGCGGTTCGCCTTGGGATTCTCTGCGGTGCGCCGTCATCAAAATAAGTCTTTTTCCTGAAGCAAAATCAAGGACCGGATGCCGGTAGTCCGGCTGTACGGTATATTGAAACACATCGGTTACGGTATTGCCTGTGATATAAATACTTGATTCTTTTTTGTTCTCGTGTCTCAGGTTACCCGCTGACCAGTGAGTCGGAGCAAAATGCAGATCAGCAAGCACGCCTGTCAGCTGACGGTTCATTTCTTCCGGATAAGGCGAAAGCTTGTTCCATGTCCGAAGACCTGCTTCCACATGCCCAACCTGAATCTGCTGAAGGAAAGACGCATAGCTGGCCAGGAAGGTGGTCAGGGTATCGCCATGCACAAGCACTAGGTCCGGCTTCACTTCGCGGAGCACGGGCTCCAGGCCTTCGAGCACCCGAATCGTGATCTCATTGAGCGTCTGGCGGTCCTTCATTACGTCCAGATCGTAATCCGGAGTAATCTTGAACACCTCGAGTACCTGATCCAGCAGCTCCCTGTGCTGCGCAGTTACACAGACAATGGACTCAATCTGCTCAGGATGTCTGTTCAGCTCCAGAACCAGAGGCGCCATCTTGATTGCCTCGGGGCGCACTCCGAAAATCGTCATTACTTTAATTTTGGACATAAGCCCTTCCCTCTCTTCTGAAAACCGTGGTCTATTGGATTGATACTATTATTATCTGTGC is a window of Paenibacillus sp. FSL H3-0469 DNA encoding:
- the atpF gene encoding F0F1 ATP synthase subunit B, whose translation is MNIVWTNIVFSIVAFGVLYFLLSKFAFSKLFGIMEKRREMVLQQMDEAAKTREQAVAYVEEQKQALQQARQEAQAIIQQSQATSNNQVDKILEQAHVEASRLKDEAVRDIENEKNKAVEALRSELGTASVRIASKLLEKEVAADGEQEQLVDQYLKEVGGRS
- the atpE gene encoding F0F1 ATP synthase subunit C, with translation MEFLAAAIAVGLGALGAGLGNGMIVSKTVESIARQPEARNALQTTMFIGVGIVEVIPLAATVIAFLIMFT
- the atpB gene encoding F0F1 ATP synthase subunit A, whose protein sequence is MHEMPLIYVGGIPIDLSAVLMLVISSVIVFVLVMLSVRNLSVENPSKLQNFMEWVVEFVQGLISSAMDLKKGKPYISLGLTLILFIFVSNLLGLPFSVITEADGPVTVFGHVIEATKNLADGAHAEILWYKSPTADINVTAGLAIVVFVLMNYLGIKLNGKHYFKHYIEPFPIFLPLNIIENLAKPVALAIRLFANIFAGEVLITVILKLGLFSIPFLAIWQGFSIFVGALQAFIFTILTMVYIAQMTIHEEEAH
- a CDS encoding ATP synthase subunit I, which encodes MDNMTPVINIVTRVTVIIMAGLVMGWALHHETRAVTLGMTLGLLAGLVNFRYLALKVRRVTAAVAKQGKSSFSLGFATRISFGILVTMFSVKYEHFSLEATIIGLFIPQLLAIPVGIYLGIKNKL
- a CDS encoding ATPase F0F1, whose amino-acid sequence is MKESKNEPGLGRTALVLAGAGSLLAAYIVIGFFVAKWLRNLMDGPAFWLAIGTITGLILGVVNVALLIKNFLGEQNG
- the wecB gene encoding UDP-N-acetylglucosamine 2-epimerase (non-hydrolyzing); translated protein: MSKIKVMTIFGVRPEAIKMAPLVLELNRHPEQIESIVCVTAQHRELLDQVLEVFKITPDYDLDVMKDRQTLNEITIRVLEGLEPVLREVKPDLVLVHGDTLTTFLASYASFLQQIQVGHVEAGLRTWNKLSPYPEEMNRQLTGVLADLHFAPTHWSAGNLRHENKKESSIYITGNTVTDVFQYTVQPDYRHPVLDFASGKRLILMTAHRRESQGEPHRHIFRAVKRIADEFEDVAIVYPVHPSPAVKEPAHEILGGHPRIKLIDPLDVVDLHNFYPHTHLILTDSGGLQEEAPSFGVPVLVLRDTTERPEGIEAGTLELVGTDEEKVYQRTHALLTDQNLYQSMSRAANPYGDGKASERIVNAILHHFGVAPERPEEFHTMFTNDKTGQDN